The Streptomyces sp. HUAS CB01 genome has a segment encoding these proteins:
- a CDS encoding ROK family transcriptional regulator, with protein MLRSHNAALVLDLLRAADEDGISRLELAERTGLTPQAVSKITARLRADGLATEAGRRASTGGKPRTVLRLVPSAAHAVGLHLDRDELTAVLVDLAGTVVASRTRGLDLGGAVPDVISAATGEVRALLAGGPDRVLGVGVGMPGPLDHWSGVPGRVTGAPGWAGVPLRDELAERLGLPVVLDKDTNAAALALALRARPEPDSGSASGPTPAPGPTPAPGPTPAPGPDSGPAGVGGAGPDGAGGSGSGAASGSGAGSEPVATPGPQAAGGPGPRSVRPSGVADPPTPVVAVGSGAGPVDGSPGSATAAPGSFAYLHLGTGLGAGLVIGGVVHRGARTGAGEFGHQVVQLDGPLCPCGNRGCIEALCLAAVARGELGEAARVLGTGAANLVRLLDVDQVLLGGRTVLADGETFVRGVRAVVGDDAVHVALAETGAYPVAEGAAQLVLAPLFGRMEATGSANRA; from the coding sequence GTGCTGCGCAGCCACAACGCGGCGCTGGTACTGGATCTGCTGAGGGCGGCCGACGAGGACGGGATCAGCCGGCTGGAGCTGGCCGAGCGCACCGGGCTCACGCCCCAGGCCGTCAGCAAGATCACGGCGAGGCTCCGGGCGGACGGGCTGGCGACCGAGGCGGGCCGTCGTGCGTCCACCGGCGGCAAACCGCGGACGGTCCTGCGCCTCGTCCCGTCCGCCGCGCACGCCGTGGGGCTCCACCTGGACCGTGACGAGCTGACGGCGGTCCTCGTCGACCTCGCCGGCACGGTCGTCGCGTCCCGTACCCGGGGGCTGGACCTGGGCGGCGCGGTGCCGGACGTCATCTCGGCGGCGACCGGCGAGGTACGGGCGCTGCTGGCGGGCGGACCGGACCGGGTGCTCGGCGTGGGCGTCGGCATGCCCGGGCCCCTCGATCACTGGAGCGGAGTGCCGGGCCGGGTGACCGGGGCGCCGGGATGGGCGGGCGTCCCGCTCCGCGACGAGCTCGCGGAACGACTCGGCCTGCCGGTCGTCCTGGACAAGGACACGAACGCGGCGGCGCTGGCGCTCGCGCTCCGGGCGCGGCCGGAGCCGGATTCGGGGTCTGCGTCGGGACCGACACCGGCACCGGGACCGACACCGGCACCGGGACCGACACCGGCACCGGGGCCGGATTCCGGGCCGGCGGGAGTGGGCGGGGCGGGCCCGGACGGCGCAGGTGGTTCCGGGTCCGGTGCCGCGTCCGGATCCGGTGCCGGGTCCGAGCCCGTGGCAACTCCGGGACCGCAGGCGGCCGGTGGCCCGGGACCGCGATCCGTGCGCCCTTCGGGAGTGGCGGACCCGCCCACCCCGGTGGTCGCCGTCGGTTCCGGGGCGGGCCCGGTCGACGGGTCCCCCGGCTCCGCCACGGCCGCGCCCGGGTCGTTCGCGTATCTCCACCTCGGTACGGGACTGGGCGCCGGGCTCGTGATCGGCGGGGTGGTGCACCGGGGGGCCCGCACCGGCGCGGGGGAGTTCGGCCACCAGGTCGTGCAGCTCGACGGCCCCCTCTGCCCCTGCGGCAACAGGGGCTGCATCGAGGCGCTGTGCCTCGCGGCCGTCGCCCGCGGTGAGCTCGGCGAGGCCGCCCGGGTCCTGGGGACCGGCGCGGCCAACCTCGTACGCCTGCTCGACGTCGACCAGGTGCTGCTCGGCGGCCGTACGGTCCTCGCCGACGGGGAGACGTTCGTCCGGGGTGTCCGCGCGGTGGTCGGCGACGACGCCGTGCACGTCGCGCTGGCCGAGACCGGGGCGTACCCGGTCGCGGAGGGCGCGGCCCAGTTGGTGCTGGCCCCGCTGTTCGGGCGCATGGAGGCGACGGGCTCCGCCAACCGGGCGTAA
- a CDS encoding Gfo/Idh/MocA family protein yields the protein MTGSTGNGATSGNATPAGTPFRVGLVGYGLAGSVFHAPLIAATEGLVLDTIVTSSEERREQAGAEFPDVRFAATADELWERADELDLIVIASPNKTHVPVATAALEAGLPVVVDKPIAGTAAEARALADLAEKRGLLLSVFQNRRWDNDFLTLRRLVEDGELGEVQRFESRFERWRPQLKGGWRESGAPEEIGGLLYDLGSHVVDQALALFGPAVRVYAESDVRRPGAETDDDTFIALTHAGGVRSHLYVSATTAQLGPRFRVLGSAAGYVKYGLDPQEAALRDGARPEPGLPWGEEPQELWGRVGSGESPLTGGGHPVETLPGDYPAYYAGIAAALRDGTAPPVTAYEAADALDVLEAARRSAREGVTVELGA from the coding sequence ATGACTGGCAGCACTGGCAACGGCGCCACGTCCGGGAACGCCACCCCGGCCGGGACGCCCTTCCGCGTCGGACTCGTCGGCTACGGCCTGGCGGGTTCCGTCTTCCACGCCCCGCTCATCGCGGCCACCGAGGGCCTCGTCCTCGACACGATCGTGACGTCGAGCGAGGAGCGCCGGGAGCAGGCCGGTGCCGAGTTCCCCGACGTCCGCTTCGCGGCCACGGCCGACGAGCTGTGGGAGCGCGCGGACGAGCTCGATCTGATCGTCATCGCGTCGCCGAACAAGACGCACGTCCCCGTGGCGACCGCCGCCCTGGAGGCCGGGCTTCCCGTCGTCGTGGACAAGCCGATCGCCGGAACCGCCGCCGAGGCCCGGGCGCTCGCCGACCTCGCGGAGAAGCGCGGCCTGCTGCTCTCCGTCTTCCAGAACCGCCGCTGGGACAACGACTTCCTCACTCTCCGCCGCCTGGTCGAGGACGGCGAACTCGGCGAGGTGCAGCGCTTCGAGTCCCGCTTCGAGCGCTGGCGCCCCCAGCTCAAGGGCGGCTGGCGCGAGTCGGGCGCCCCGGAGGAGATCGGCGGTCTCCTGTACGACCTGGGCAGCCATGTCGTCGACCAGGCGCTCGCCCTCTTCGGGCCGGCCGTGCGCGTGTACGCGGAGTCCGACGTGCGCCGCCCGGGTGCCGAGACCGACGACGACACGTTCATCGCCCTCACGCACGCCGGAGGCGTCCGCTCACACCTGTATGTGAGCGCGACAACGGCCCAGCTCGGCCCGCGTTTCCGGGTCCTGGGATCGGCCGCCGGCTATGTGAAGTACGGCCTGGACCCGCAGGAGGCCGCGCTGCGCGACGGCGCGCGGCCGGAGCCGGGCCTTCCGTGGGGCGAGGAGCCGCAGGAGCTGTGGGGGCGCGTGGGCTCCGGGGAGTCGCCGCTGACGGGCGGCGGCCACCCCGTCGAGACCCTGCCCGGTGACTACCCCGCGTACTACGCCGGGATCGCCGCGGCTCTGCGCGACGGAACCGCCCCGCCGGTCACCGCGTACGAGGCCGCCGACGCCCTCGACGTCCTGGAGGCCGCCCGCCGCTCCGCCCGCGAGGGCGTCACCGTGGAACTCGGCGCATGA
- a CDS encoding heme-degrading domain-containing protein, protein MSGGGTRPGFPDIAVLEAQEERLTLRRFTHEDAWTLGSVLVGLARGRQAPVAIDIRRGGQQLFHCALAGSSADNDAWIDRKRRVVERYGESSLLVGSRFHAKGTTFEESSRLDPDRYAAHGGSFPVRVEGAGVIGTITVSGLPQVEDHAMVVEALERLLAT, encoded by the coding sequence ATGAGCGGCGGCGGCACCCGGCCCGGCTTCCCCGACATAGCCGTGCTCGAGGCCCAGGAAGAGCGGCTGACGCTGCGCCGCTTCACCCACGAGGACGCCTGGACCCTCGGCTCGGTGCTCGTCGGGCTGGCGCGCGGGCGGCAGGCCCCGGTCGCGATCGACATCCGGCGCGGCGGGCAGCAGCTCTTCCACTGCGCCCTCGCCGGGTCGTCGGCGGACAACGACGCCTGGATCGACCGCAAGCGACGGGTCGTCGAACGGTACGGCGAGAGCTCGCTCCTCGTCGGCAGCCGGTTCCACGCCAAGGGCACCACGTTCGAGGAGTCGTCCCGGCTCGACCCCGACCGGTACGCGGCGCACGGCGGATCGTTCCCGGTCCGCGTCGAGGGCGCCGGGGTCATCGGCACGATCACGGTCTCCGGCCTTCCACAGGTCGAGGACCACGCGATGGTGGTGGAGGCGCTGGAGCGCCTCCTCGCCACCTGA
- a CDS encoding fumarylacetoacetate hydrolase family protein, with protein sequence MKLLRVGTAGSERPALLDRDGTTLRDLSGLVPDIDGALLADEDALGRIRSAAESGELPVLDAAGERIGPPVARIGKVVCIGLNYHDHAAETGAAAPSEPVVFLKAADTVVGPDDTVLVPRGSGKTDWEVELAVVIGRTARYLESDEEALAHIAGYAVAHDVSEREFQIERGGTWDKGKNCETFNPLGPWLVTPDEVPDPQALRLRLWVNGELKQDGSTADQIFPVAEVVRYVSRFMTLYPGDVVSTGTPAGVAMGQPEPKPYLRPGDVVELEIEGLGRQRQVLKGA encoded by the coding sequence ATGAAGCTGCTGCGTGTCGGTACGGCGGGCTCGGAACGGCCGGCGCTGCTCGACCGGGACGGGACGACGCTCCGGGACCTGTCCGGGCTGGTGCCGGACATCGACGGGGCGCTGCTCGCCGACGAGGACGCGCTCGGCCGGATCCGGTCGGCGGCGGAGTCGGGCGAGCTGCCGGTGCTCGACGCGGCCGGGGAGCGGATCGGCCCGCCTGTCGCCCGTATCGGCAAGGTCGTGTGCATCGGGCTGAACTACCACGATCACGCGGCGGAGACCGGCGCGGCGGCCCCGTCCGAGCCCGTCGTCTTCCTCAAGGCGGCGGACACGGTCGTGGGCCCCGACGACACCGTCCTCGTGCCCCGCGGCAGCGGGAAGACGGACTGGGAGGTCGAGCTCGCGGTGGTCATCGGGCGCACCGCGCGCTATCTGGAGTCCGACGAGGAGGCTCTGGCGCACATCGCCGGGTACGCGGTCGCGCACGACGTCTCGGAGCGGGAGTTCCAGATCGAGCGCGGCGGCACCTGGGACAAGGGCAAGAACTGCGAGACGTTCAACCCGCTGGGGCCCTGGCTGGTGACCCCGGACGAGGTACCGGACCCGCAGGCGCTGCGCCTGAGGCTCTGGGTCAACGGCGAGCTGAAGCAGGACGGCTCCACCGCCGACCAGATCTTCCCCGTCGCCGAAGTGGTCCGGTACGTCAGCCGGTTCATGACCCTCTACCCGGGGGACGTCGTCAGCACGGGTACGCCGGCCGGTGTGGCGATGGGGCAGCCGGAGCCCAAGCCGTATCTGCGGCCTGGGGACGTCGTCGAGCTGGAGATCGAGGGACTCGGACGCCAGCGGCAGGTGCTGAAGGGCGCGTAG
- a CDS encoding YidC/Oxa1 family membrane protein insertase: MSAFMSLFASLVGALADLLQPLFHASATAAAIVLFTALVRLAVHPLSRAAARGQKERARLAPQMAELRRKHGEDPDRLQRAVLELHAKEQVSPLAGCLPGLLQLPAFFLMYHLFSSSRIGGEANELLGHSLFGAGLGGRWADALGDGGMFGPAGSVYLALFGIVAVVATFTYVRTRRQLATAGPVGPEQALPGMGAMTKVLPLMSFATLITVAVVPLAAALYVVTSTTWSAVERVFLYRDAPAAGALATAG; this comes from the coding sequence ATGTCCGCATTCATGTCCCTGTTCGCTTCGCTGGTCGGCGCGCTCGCCGACCTGCTCCAGCCGCTGTTCCACGCCTCCGCCACCGCCGCGGCGATCGTCCTGTTCACCGCGCTGGTACGGCTGGCCGTCCACCCGCTCTCCCGCGCGGCGGCGCGGGGCCAGAAGGAACGGGCCCGGCTCGCGCCGCAGATGGCGGAGCTGCGCAGGAAGCACGGCGAGGACCCTGACCGGTTGCAGCGGGCCGTTCTGGAACTGCACGCGAAGGAGCAGGTCTCGCCGCTGGCGGGCTGTCTGCCCGGCCTGCTGCAGCTGCCCGCGTTCTTCCTCATGTACCACCTGTTCTCCAGCTCCCGGATCGGCGGCGAGGCGAACGAACTGCTCGGGCACAGCCTGTTCGGTGCCGGGCTGGGCGGCCGGTGGGCCGACGCGCTGGGGGACGGCGGGATGTTCGGCCCGGCCGGGTCGGTGTACCTCGCGCTGTTCGGGATCGTCGCCGTCGTGGCCACCTTCACGTACGTACGGACCAGGCGGCAGCTCGCGACCGCCGGTCCGGTCGGGCCGGAGCAGGCGCTGCCGGGCATGGGCGCGATGACGAAGGTGCTGCCGCTGATGTCGTTCGCCACGCTGATCACCGTGGCCGTGGTGCCGCTGGCGGCCGCGCTCTACGTGGTGACGAGCACGACCTGGAGCGCCGTGGAGAGGGTGTTCCTGTACCGGGACGCCCCGGCGGCCGGAGCCCTTGCTACCGCAGGGTAA
- a CDS encoding DUF6412 domain-containing protein: MAGQTWRVLRPLALLLFILVEVFVAEGIGLSTAVALAATAAAGAALVACALILSRSVPRVPPTRIRTALRDREQRTAFLPQRDPDAAGRCRPRAPGRPSTTAA; encoded by the coding sequence ATGGCAGGTCAGACCTGGCGTGTGCTGCGCCCGCTCGCGCTGCTGCTCTTCATCCTCGTCGAGGTCTTCGTCGCCGAGGGCATCGGCCTCTCGACGGCCGTGGCCCTCGCCGCCACGGCGGCGGCCGGTGCCGCGCTGGTCGCCTGCGCGCTGATCCTCTCGCGGTCGGTGCCGCGGGTGCCGCCCACGCGAATACGCACCGCTCTCCGCGATCGTGAGCAGCGCACGGCGTTCCTGCCGCAGCGCGATCCCGACGCGGCGGGCCGCTGCCGGCCCAGGGCTCCCGGCCGTCCCTCGACGACGGCCGCGTAG
- a CDS encoding class E sortase, whose product MRERMPRRGAGRIPVVVQGRRTRAGRAGAGPGLARVLWAGAEIAVTLGVVVLLLVAHQLWWTNRQAEEGAARQVEALEREWQARAPGPDAGADAADGGTDPADGSAGSAPAPGTRRGGAGDAAQRWDRAYAVLRIPRLGVVAPVARGVAKRGVLDKGYVGHYPRTAQPGQPGNFAVAGHRNTHGEPFRYINRLRKGDRIEVETRTGVFTYVVDQQLPQTAAHDGGVIAAVPRSAVRPGYGYGEPGHYMTLTTCTPEYTSRYRLVVWGKLAAVRPR is encoded by the coding sequence GTGCGGGAGCGGATGCCCCGGCGGGGAGCCGGGCGGATACCTGTGGTCGTACAGGGGCGGCGGACCCGGGCGGGCCGGGCCGGCGCCGGGCCGGGGCTCGCCCGTGTGCTCTGGGCCGGCGCCGAGATCGCCGTGACGCTGGGCGTGGTGGTGCTGCTGCTCGTCGCCCACCAGCTCTGGTGGACCAACCGGCAGGCCGAGGAGGGCGCGGCGCGGCAGGTCGAGGCACTGGAACGGGAGTGGCAGGCGCGGGCGCCCGGCCCCGATGCCGGGGCGGACGCTGCCGACGGCGGCACGGACCCGGCCGACGGGTCGGCCGGGAGTGCTCCGGCGCCGGGTACGCGGCGCGGGGGCGCAGGCGACGCCGCGCAGCGCTGGGACCGGGCGTACGCCGTGCTGCGCATCCCCCGGCTCGGTGTCGTCGCGCCCGTCGCGCGGGGTGTCGCCAAGCGGGGCGTGCTGGACAAGGGGTACGTCGGGCACTACCCGAGGACCGCGCAGCCCGGGCAGCCGGGCAATTTCGCGGTCGCGGGGCACCGCAACACCCATGGCGAGCCGTTCCGGTACATCAACCGGCTGCGCAAGGGCGACCGGATCGAGGTGGAGACCCGCACCGGCGTCTTCACCTATGTCGTGGACCAGCAGCTGCCGCAGACGGCCGCCCACGACGGAGGGGTGATCGCCGCCGTGCCGCGGAGTGCGGTCAGGCCCGGGTACGGCTACGGCGAGCCCGGTCACTACATGACGTTGACGACGTGCACGCCCGAGTACACGTCCCGGTACCGGCTGGTGGTGTGGGGGAAGCTCGCCGCTGTGCGGCCGCGGTGA
- a CDS encoding DNA cytosine methyltransferase, translating to MRASRPHAPEPVTVVDLFAGCGGFTQGFHEFRPTGASGDGPVFHSIAAVEHDTAAAATYAVNFGSGRNDMSLPSARVHLGDIEAWVPTADVLDADVIVGGPPCQGFSALNRDRKGSERNRLWEEYVRIVAEVRPKVFVIENVDRFLKSGEFRNLLSQVEEGGLLAEYRLVDPPGHEPSDTPETKARRYLLNAADYGAVQARRRAIVIGVRRDIDNGRELTYPAVTHTRRRKGEVGIPAQPIEGLDAGLPFWRAVDGVFDESELLEVRGTELPDGKEHIAEIDGVVPGVFTTRDLHFGRTPELLSRARYRAIPPGGNRKDLRDKWYTVDEFGRIHILDNQNPPGAGSSARYLSTESWDNHNSGTGDVMGRLRLGQPSVTIRTEFFKPEKGRYLHPVLPRPITHYEAARIQGFPVEFRWCGSKTDIARQIGNAVPIPLGTAIASAVHAFLRG from the coding sequence ATGCGCGCGTCCCGTCCCCATGCTCCTGAGCCCGTCACGGTGGTCGATCTCTTCGCCGGTTGCGGCGGCTTCACGCAGGGATTTCACGAGTTCCGTCCCACGGGGGCATCGGGCGACGGTCCCGTTTTCCACAGCATCGCCGCGGTCGAGCACGACACCGCTGCTGCCGCCACGTACGCGGTGAACTTCGGCAGCGGCCGAAACGACATGAGCCTTCCGAGCGCGCGTGTTCACTTGGGGGACATCGAGGCCTGGGTTCCCACGGCGGATGTACTCGACGCGGACGTGATCGTGGGAGGTCCGCCGTGCCAGGGCTTCTCGGCATTGAATCGTGACAGGAAGGGTAGTGAGCGCAACCGGCTGTGGGAGGAGTACGTCCGGATCGTCGCCGAAGTTCGCCCGAAGGTCTTCGTCATCGAGAATGTCGATCGCTTTCTGAAGTCGGGCGAGTTCCGGAATCTGCTCAGTCAGGTGGAGGAGGGCGGCCTGTTGGCCGAGTACCGCCTCGTGGATCCTCCCGGTCACGAACCGAGCGACACCCCCGAGACGAAGGCCAGGCGCTATTTGCTCAATGCGGCCGACTACGGCGCTGTTCAAGCGCGCAGGCGGGCCATTGTCATCGGTGTGCGTCGCGACATCGACAACGGTCGTGAATTGACCTACCCGGCGGTCACGCACACTCGGCGTCGTAAGGGCGAGGTCGGCATCCCCGCGCAGCCCATTGAGGGTCTCGACGCCGGGTTGCCTTTCTGGCGGGCCGTCGACGGGGTGTTCGACGAGTCCGAACTGCTGGAGGTGAGAGGAACGGAACTGCCCGACGGAAAGGAGCACATCGCCGAGATCGACGGCGTTGTTCCCGGCGTCTTCACGACGCGGGACCTTCATTTCGGGCGTACCCCGGAGCTGCTCTCCAGGGCCCGTTACCGCGCCATCCCGCCGGGCGGAAACCGCAAGGATCTGAGGGACAAGTGGTACACGGTCGATGAATTCGGCCGGATCCACATTCTCGACAATCAGAATCCTCCTGGTGCGGGCAGTTCGGCCAGGTATCTCTCGACCGAGAGCTGGGACAACCACAACTCCGGAACCGGCGACGTGATGGGCAGGCTGCGACTGGGGCAGCCTTCGGTCACCATCCGAACGGAGTTCTTCAAGCCGGAGAAGGGGCGCTATCTGCACCCCGTACTCCCCCGGCCGATCACCCACTACGAAGCCGCCCGCATCCAGGGATTCCCCGTCGAATTCCGCTGGTGCGGCTCCAAGACGGACATCGCCAGACAGATCGGCAATGCGGTCCCCATCCCATTGGGTACGGCAATCGCCTCCGCTGTCCACGCATTTTTGCGCGGCTAG
- a CDS encoding DNA cytosine methyltransferase: MKSLLYPRLLAEQARPLFEEYRHRTIDALTARVDVAHESAVYVATGGDRVSAGQLHELREGVLALAGRAGFPEDSDRAGNADFDIRLAAFLHAETGMVPAEAASRDVWAFLALVLLPDVAFWRYPSPPKDRVLGTDLTRHVFGRLWWRAQLVRSSDEQEPYGALRILGEAAFDQIYARRAALGGSPHMVRAILRVWKDLDLTGLNERDALRDFLKRLLRLAPFVLFDGIEQAALEEELRAVAQESLAAQRVSSSAPSPASGALAPARADGEEGATRADRLRSRWSDVSGQVTGLIPAQSVSGQEPSVPEPRFRSVEVCAGAGAQALGLEEAGFDPVLLIDSKADACFTIDLNRPDWDVVCMDVVQFHPSMRPDTVGVDLISGGLPRVRSGASSGRGDDSEERAVLRAVIALTRDIRPKALLVENVPDLVAGLDFLTDRTWIEEELRGAGYRTDWHVLNAADFGVPQNRSSGFLIALQEPYFAGFSWPVPEEKPSPTVGQVLGASMAAQGWAGAERWIKGADRAAPALVGGSDRRGGADLGPTGSKKAWAALGVNGSSLGDEPPGADFPADGQPRLTVDQAAMIQAIPADWRLFGGKTSRYRQIGHAMPPPLATAVGRAIATALRG; this comes from the coding sequence ATGAAGAGCCTTCTCTATCCACGACTCCTCGCAGAACAGGCCCGACCGCTCTTCGAGGAGTACCGGCACCGCACCATCGACGCGCTGACCGCTCGCGTGGACGTGGCGCACGAGTCCGCGGTGTACGTGGCCACCGGTGGTGACCGCGTCTCTGCCGGACAGCTCCACGAACTGCGAGAAGGCGTCCTCGCCCTGGCCGGACGTGCCGGATTCCCCGAGGATTCCGACCGTGCCGGCAATGCCGACTTCGACATCCGGCTCGCCGCCTTTCTGCACGCCGAGACGGGCATGGTGCCGGCCGAGGCCGCCTCGCGGGACGTCTGGGCGTTCCTCGCACTGGTCCTGCTCCCGGATGTCGCCTTCTGGCGCTACCCGTCGCCCCCCAAGGATCGCGTCCTCGGCACGGATCTCACCCGTCACGTGTTCGGTCGCCTGTGGTGGCGCGCCCAGTTGGTGAGGTCGTCGGACGAGCAGGAGCCTTACGGGGCACTCCGAATTCTGGGTGAGGCTGCCTTCGACCAGATCTACGCACGTCGAGCCGCGCTCGGCGGAAGCCCGCACATGGTCCGGGCCATTCTCAGGGTCTGGAAAGACCTCGACCTGACCGGGCTCAACGAACGTGACGCGCTGAGGGACTTCCTCAAGCGGCTGCTCCGGCTGGCCCCGTTCGTGCTCTTCGACGGCATTGAACAGGCCGCACTGGAGGAGGAGCTGCGTGCTGTCGCCCAGGAGTCCCTGGCGGCTCAGCGCGTTTCGTCCTCGGCACCCTCGCCTGCCTCGGGGGCCTTGGCACCCGCCCGGGCGGACGGAGAGGAAGGGGCGACACGGGCCGACCGGCTGAGGAGTCGGTGGTCGGACGTGTCGGGACAGGTGACCGGGTTGATTCCGGCGCAATCGGTTTCCGGTCAGGAACCGTCGGTTCCCGAGCCGCGTTTCCGATCCGTCGAGGTCTGCGCCGGTGCCGGCGCGCAGGCCCTGGGCCTCGAGGAAGCCGGCTTCGATCCTGTGCTCCTCATCGACAGCAAGGCCGATGCCTGCTTCACGATCGACCTCAACCGCCCCGACTGGGACGTGGTCTGCATGGACGTCGTGCAGTTCCACCCGAGTATGAGGCCGGACACAGTGGGTGTGGACCTGATCAGTGGGGGACTTCCCCGCGTGCGGTCGGGGGCCTCGTCGGGGCGGGGCGACGACTCGGAGGAGAGGGCCGTTCTCCGGGCCGTCATCGCCCTGACCCGCGACATCCGGCCCAAGGCGCTACTTGTGGAGAACGTTCCGGACCTCGTCGCGGGCCTCGACTTCCTCACCGACCGCACATGGATCGAGGAGGAGCTCCGCGGGGCCGGCTACCGCACGGACTGGCACGTGCTGAACGCCGCGGACTTCGGCGTGCCGCAGAATCGCAGCAGTGGCTTCCTGATCGCCTTGCAGGAGCCGTACTTCGCCGGATTCTCCTGGCCGGTACCGGAGGAGAAGCCCTCACCGACCGTCGGCCAGGTTCTCGGAGCCTCCATGGCCGCTCAGGGATGGGCCGGGGCGGAGCGTTGGATCAAGGGTGCGGACCGCGCGGCCCCTGCCCTCGTCGGCGGGTCGGACCGCAGGGGTGGCGCGGATCTGGGACCGACCGGGAGCAAGAAGGCATGGGCCGCGCTAGGGGTGAACGGCAGCAGCCTCGGGGACGAACCTCCCGGCGCGGACTTCCCTGCGGACGGTCAACCCAGACTGACCGTCGACCAGGCAGCGATGATCCAGGCGATCCCTGCAGACTGGCGCTTGTTCGGAGGCAAGACGTCCAGGTACCGCCAGATCGGACACGCGATGCCACCTCCGCTGGCCACAGCGGTCGGGCGGGCAATCGCGACAGCTCTGCGAGGCTAG
- a CDS encoding PD-(D/E)XK motif protein has translation MNDHALRDLVEERWTELEAERTTDERRLRVSQLPVVAAHGPLSVAVDHDGHRHLLMPVPSQRKLRPGLDGPVLRLRKRALEDQETYQTYADLVCLRDDLSDLFTELCLDVLEATAEQPGNPVKALYHVLDRWRALFRARGELLGPEQLAGLFGELLVLSRLLEADPSAHRLWRGPEGHRHDFSSSTVAVEVKSSTQSGSRRMRVHGLDQLEEPAGGMLWLAWFRLARTEATGGTALTTMVERVLRLCDDESALLDLLARTGYRLSDTDRYADARFSVMEERWYRVDADFPGLTSRALAVAGVGVSVHDVEYTVDLPEATPVPLEPGQVGRVIDTLVQEAV, from the coding sequence ATGAACGACCACGCTCTGCGTGACCTCGTCGAGGAGCGCTGGACCGAACTCGAAGCCGAGCGGACCACCGATGAGCGTCGTCTGAGGGTCTCCCAACTGCCTGTGGTCGCCGCCCACGGACCACTGTCGGTGGCCGTGGACCACGACGGTCACCGACACCTCCTGATGCCCGTACCGTCGCAGCGCAAGCTCCGTCCCGGTCTCGACGGACCGGTGCTCCGGCTGCGCAAGAGGGCACTGGAGGACCAGGAGACCTATCAGACGTACGCGGACCTGGTCTGTTTGCGAGACGACCTCAGTGACCTGTTCACAGAACTCTGCCTCGACGTCCTGGAGGCGACCGCAGAACAACCGGGCAACCCTGTGAAGGCCCTTTACCACGTGCTCGATCGATGGCGGGCCCTCTTTCGGGCCCGGGGCGAGCTGTTGGGACCCGAGCAGCTCGCCGGGCTGTTCGGCGAGCTGCTCGTGCTCAGCCGCCTCCTCGAGGCTGATCCCAGTGCCCATCGCCTGTGGCGCGGCCCGGAGGGCCATCGTCACGACTTCTCCTCCTCGACCGTGGCCGTCGAGGTGAAGTCGAGCACGCAGTCCGGCAGCCGCAGAATGCGGGTTCACGGTCTCGACCAACTCGAGGAGCCTGCCGGGGGGATGCTGTGGCTCGCCTGGTTCCGTCTGGCTCGCACGGAGGCGACCGGCGGCACCGCGCTCACGACGATGGTCGAGCGAGTTCTTCGGCTGTGCGACGACGAGAGTGCGCTCCTGGACCTTCTGGCACGGACCGGATACCGACTCTCCGACACCGACCGATACGCGGACGCGCGCTTTTCCGTCATGGAGGAACGGTGGTATCGGGTGGATGCCGACTTCCCCGGTCTTACGAGTCGGGCGCTGGCCGTGGCAGGTGTCGGAGTGTCGGTGCATGACGTCGAGTACACCGTCGACCTGCCCGAGGCGACTCCGGTTCCCCTCGAACCCGGCCAAGTCGGCCGGGTGATCGACACTCTCGTTCAGGAGGCCGTGTGA